One region of Daphnia pulicaria isolate SC F1-1A chromosome 7, SC_F0-13Bv2, whole genome shotgun sequence genomic DNA includes:
- the LOC124349663 gene encoding neuropeptide CCHamide-1 receptor-like, with the protein MNESAALNASDDSAEEERVNVEKYLVPVVFGLIFVVGAVGNGSLMLIICRYKSMRNLPNLFVFNLALGDLFILLFAVPFTSSIFTFNLWPFGEFVCKASEFAKDTSVSVSVFTLTALSFDRYNAIVNPVQSYVAGPKSKRRIIFTLAVIWLVSLGLASPAAVFSRLVEVKLLPTWNSSTVVVYDVNNDDQLLNQTQNDNETSSAQLLVRFCYPFPGKFGDDIHSKSVIVGRVLIQYLIPLSIIGTFYTITARHLLRSTGNIDGQAAVTAASSKPPNRQHPPSATSPTNNSSNSNQESRRKVARMVKSLVALFFICFLPIHIYFLWFYFNPDSQEDYNDFWNALKIVGFVLAYTNSCINPVALYFISTKFRKHFDRVLFCCCRLDEGRSINVRSKDKSARPRCRREDRRRDGGDPLKEFQLRGSNPLTSLEQTPSDKRTTSSQNGSDVPLTAVSSVHDETSGNNKPWRVTSSASVTNIKDNLEALTSIDPAMSIV; encoded by the exons ATGAACGAATCAGCTGCCCTTAACGCATCCGATGATTCCGCCGAAGAAGAAAGGGTCAATGTCGAAAAATACCTGGTGCCTGTTGTCTTCGGCCTCATCTTCGTGGTGGGTGCGGTCGGCAACGGCAGCCTCATGTTAATCATCTGCCGCTACAAATCCATGCGCAACCTGCCCAACCTATTCGTGTTCAATCTGGCCCTAGGCGACCTGTTTATTCTCCTCTTCGCCGTCCCGTTCACCTCCTCCATTTTCACGTTCAATTTATGGCCCTTTGGCGAATTTGTCTGCAAAGCTTCCGAGTTTGccaag GATACTTCGGTGAGTGTTTCCGTCTTCACGCTAACGGCGCTCAGTTTCGACCGGTACAATGCGATCGTCAATCCTGTCCAGTCGTACGTGGCTGGCCCGAAATCGAAACGTCGCATCATCTTCACTCTTGCCGTCATTTGGTTGGTATCGCTCGGCTTGGCCTCTCCGGCCGCCGTCTTTTCTCGTTTGGTTGAGGTTAAACTGCTGCCAACTTGGAATTCATCGACTGTGGTGGTCTATGACGTCAACAACGACGATCAGTTATTGAATCAAACCCAAAACGATAACGAGACTTCGTCTGCCCAGCTCCTGGTTCGCTTTTGCTATCCGTTTCCAGGCAAATTCGGCGATGACATTCACTCCAAATCGGTCATCGTCGGCCGTGTTTTGATTCAGTATCTCATTCCGCTGTCCATCATCGGCACATTTTACACGATCACGGCTCGTCATCTTCTTCGCAG TACCGGGAACATTGATGGTCAAGCCGCAGTGACTGCGGCCTCATCTAAACCGCCCAATCGTCAACATCCGCCATCAGCAACTTCCCCAACCAACAATAGT TCCAATAGTAACCAGGAATCCCGTCGCAAAGTAGCCCGGATGGTGAAG AGTTTGGTAGCcctgttttttatttgcttcCTGCCGATCCACATCTACTTTTTGTGGTTCTACTTCAATCCCGATTCGCAAGAAGATTACAACGACTTCTGGAACGCGTTGAAGATCGTCGGCTTCGTCTTGGCCTACACCAATTCGTGCATCAATCCCGTAGCGCTCTACTTCATCAGCACCAAATTCCGCAAACATTTCGATCGAGTACTTTTCTGCTGCTGTCGCCTGGACGAAGGTAGAAGCATCAACGTCCGCTCTAAGGACAAATCGGCGAGGCCTCGCTGCCGCCGGGAAGACCGTCGGCGTGACGGAGGCGATCCGTTGAAGGAATTTCAGCTGCGAGGATCGAATCCACTCACGTCACTGGAGCAGACGCCGTCCGACAAGCGAACAACTTCAAGTCAAAATGGATCTGATGTGCCGCTAACTGCCGTTAGTTCCGTGCACGATGAAACCTCCGGCAATAATAAGCCTTGGCGGGTGACTTCATCAGCATCCGTAACCAACATCAAAGATAATCTTGAGGCTCTAACGTCAATCGATCCAGCGATGTCGATAGTATAG
- the LOC124349726 gene encoding neuropeptide CCHamide-1 receptor-like: MLLLDGITINASASNSSSIDQKDVLLLEPYIVPVFFGLIFVSGVVGNGGLMFIICRYKSMRNLPNLFVFNLALGDLFVLLFAVPFTTSIYMFDSWPFGELVCKASEFAKDTSVGVSVFTLTALSFDRYNVIVNPVQSYVAGPKSKPCIIITLVVIWLASLGLALPAASFSHILFIWVNKTGEWTSSKSLQPDTELLLINDDTNRTGVIEPSYFNEFHVCYPFPGEFGPAYAQIVILGRFLFHYFIPLLVISTLYTIVARHLKRSAGIIPGQATLTAASINRRSCPPDNSSNNANNNQESRRKVAVMVQCFVGLFAVCFLPIHVYSLWFHFDPRSKTRYNQYWHAFRIFGFVLAYINSCINPIALYFISTNFRKHFNRLLFCGCWGSDSITSHGRSALRSRSEVRLNNYPLNEFVHHRQQSRPSFEPTV; encoded by the exons ATGTTGCTACTGGATGGGATAACCATCAACGCATCAGCATCCAATTCGTCAAGCATTGATCAAAAGGACGTCCTACTACTAGAGCCGTACATTGTTCCCGTTTTCTTCGGCCTCATCTTCGTGTCGGGAGTCGTTGGCAATGGCGGCCTCATGTTCATCATCTGCCGCTACAAATCCATGCGCAACCTGCCCAACTTATTCGTGTTCAATCTGGCCCTCGGCGACCTTTTCGTGCTCCTCTTTGCCGTCCCGTTCACGACTTCAATTTACATGTTTGATTCGTGGCCATTTGGAGAGTTGGTCTGCAAAGCTTCCGAGTTTGCCAAG GATACTTCGGTGGGCGTTTCCGTTTTCACGCTAACGGCCCTCAGTTTCGACCGGTACAACGTGATTGTCAATCCTGTCCAGTCGTACGTGGCTGGCCCCAAATCGAAGCCGTGCATCATCATCACTCTGGTGGTCATCTGGTTGGCATCGCTCGGCTTGGCCTTACCGGCCGCCTCATTTTCgcatattttattcatttgggTGAACAAAACCGGCGAATGGACTTCGAGCAAAAGCTTGCAGCCGGACACGGAATTATTGCTAATTAACGACGACACCAACAGGACTGGAGTAATAGAGCCCAgctatttcaatgaatttcacGTTTGTTATCCCTTTCCCGGAGAATTCGGTCCCGCTTACGCCCAAATTGTCATTCTGGGCAGATTCTTATTTCACTACTTTATTCCGCTACTCGTCATCAGCACGTTATACACAATCGTGGCCCGTCATCTCAAGCGCAG CGCTGGGATTATTCCTGGCCAAGCGACACTGACCGCTGCCTCGATTAACCGTCGTTCATGTCCGCCAGATAATTCGTCAAACAAT GCTAATAATAATCAAGAATCCCGTCGCAAAGTGGCCGTGATGGTGCAA TGTTTCGTGGGCTTGTTCGCCGTCTGTTTCCTGCCGATTCACGTCTACTCTTTGTGGTTTCACTTTGACCCGAGATCCAAGACGAGGTACAACCAGTACTGGCACGCGTTCAGGATTTTCGGCTTCGTCTTGGCCTACATCAACTCGTGCATCAATCCCATCGCCCTCTACTTCATCAGCACCAATTTCCGCAAGCATTTCAACCGGCTATTATTTTGTGGCTGCTGGGGAAGCGACAGCATCACCTCCCACGGGAGAAGTGCGCTAAGGTCCCGCTCTGAAGTTCGTCTAAACAACTATCCGCTCAATGAATTCGTTCATCACCGGCAGCAATCACGTCCGTCTTTCGAGCCGACAGTCTAG
- the LOC124349651 gene encoding neuropeptide CCHamide-1 receptor-like yields the protein MMFPREISNESTVATSHYQRLEQDSRELDNEQPEGYIPYNQRLEPYIVPVLFGLIFLLGVIGNGCLIVILCCQKSMRNLPNMFIFNLALGDLLVLLFTVPFTSTVYTFDSWPYGELVCKASEFAKDTSVGVSVFTLTALSFDRYTAIVQPVQSFVSGPKSKQSCIIVSLVAIWLASLGLALPAAIFSHLMKLSGEKIPEAERMWDANGTIMGPTHREILVCYPFPQEFGTVYPKIIVLGRFLIHYCLPLLIIGTFYAIMAHHLLRSIQIIPGHATVRTSSSKRQPRQPPSDTSASNNANEPALLLQLPQPNKNRKSRRKVAKMVQYFVVLFAICFLPMHVFFLWFHFDANSQNDYNNFWNAFRIFGFVLAYINSCINPIALYFISTNFRKHFNRLLFCGWARNGSISSERIRSRSERHGVNNYPLKEFREEHPPLASERMTPSACCNQQMTCHHGLGGQQHNVTHHPSVINGNTKPTGHCVYVRGQPEGSSSASQIPSRP from the exons ATGATGTTCCCGCGTGAAATATCGAACGAATCAACAGTAGCGACTTCTCATTACCAACGGCTGGAACAGGACAGCAGAGAGCTGGACAATGAGCAGCCGGAAGGTTACATCCCTTACAACCAGCGTTTGGAGCCGTACATTGTTCCAGTTCTCTTCGGCCTCATCTTTCTGTTGGGCGTCATCGGCAACGGTTGCCTCATTGTCATACTTTGTTGTCAGAAATCCATGCGCAACCTGCCCAACATGTTCATCTTCAATCTGGCCCTGGGCGACCTTCTCGTCCTACTGTTCACCGTTCCGTTTACTTCAACAGTCTACACGTTCGACTCGTGGCCCTACGGAGAGTTGGTCTGCAAAGCTTCCGAATTCGCCAAG GACACGTCAGTTGGCGTTTCCGTTTTCACGCTAACGGCCCTCAGCTTTGATCGATACACGGCCATCGTGCAACCAGTTCAATCATTTGTTAGTGGCCCCAAATCAAAACAGTCTTGCATCATTGTCAGTCTTGTTGCCATCTGGTTGGCATCGCTCGGCTTGGCCTTGCCGGCCGCCATCTTTTCGCATTTGATGAAACTTAGCGGAGAAAAGATTCCGGAAGCCGAACGGATGTGGGACGCTAACGGGACGATAATGGGCCCGACCCATCGAGAAATCCTAGTTTGTTATCCTTTCCCCCAAGAATTCGGCACCGTCTATCCCAAAATTATCGTTCTGGGTCGTTTTCTCATTCACTACTGTCTACCTCTCCTCATCATCGGAACATTTTACGCCATTATGGCCCATCATCTCCTTCGAAG CATTCAGATTATTCCCGGGCATGCCACTGTGAGAACTTCGTCATCCAAACGACAGCCTAGACAACCCCCATCAGATACGTCGGCATCTAATAAT GCCAACGAACCCGCCCTTTTACTCCAGCTACCGCAGCCCAACAAGAATCGCAAATCACGTCGCAAAGTAGCCAAGATGGTGCAG TATTTTGTGGTCCTGTTCGCCATCTGCTTTCTACCCATGCACGTCTTCTTCCTATGGTTCCACTTTGACGCCAACTCGCAAAACGATTACAACAATTTCTGGAACGCGTTCAGGATTTTCGGCTTCGTCTTGGCCTACATCAACTCGTGCATCAATCCCATAGCCCTCTACTTCATCAGCACCAATTTCCGCAAGCATTTCAACCGGCTATTATTTTGCGGTTGGGCGCGAAACGGCAGCATTAGCTCGGAAAGAATCAGGAGCCGATCAGAACGTCACGGAGTCAATAACTATCCACTCAAAGAGTTTCGCGAAGAGCATCCGCCGCTAGCGTCAGAGCGGATGACGCCATCCGCCTGTTGCAATCAGCAAATGACTTGTCATCACGGGCTAGGAGGCCAGCAGCACAACGTCACTCACCATCCCAGCGTAATCAACGGAAACACGAAGCCAAC GGGGCATTGCGTGTACGTCCGTGGGCAGCCGGAAGGATCCTCATCCGCATCGCAAATACCTAGCAGGCCATAG
- the LOC124349964 gene encoding F-box-like/WD repeat-containing protein TBL1XR1, whose protein sequence is MAESKELRGFKLPSECVDNCVDGGRSKVTEHELEEKGKLQFQESLRSVSELNHPRSISRFHPTLPVLACGVNGKVILFSAADGSIAFSHWQESRVKLGKRQTLTEFSYFAAIEWNVDGTLLAAGDDDGGVVVWNYPEGAILFEAKKHTALSVIGNIQWNPFRHDVLSTWNIYEKKLLLWNSSSERNLFYEFEYEIEIRGVAWISETQIALSFESGLIEIYEIDEGQPTAKTRVVQRLQHDSGVTWGGIQWSDKTQHLATCSRDGSIKIWVMASDQPIHSLECPSSGCWLGCFAMLISRSGKSDNDSELPENFTLACGLEDGSIAIWSPLTKSEQSRHRILNFGPENEVVVDSLSFSPDGRLLASLVGDEDGNQLIIWSTTTWMPVFANRIHVYYPFWLSWLTTKLQSGVYYKLAVPQYVKHQDEVFVVELMPTGSNVHHSHS, encoded by the exons ATGGCTGAGTCTAAAGAATTACGAGGGTTTAAGTTACCGTCAGAATGCGTTGATAATTGTGTTGATGGTGGTCGATCTAAAGTTACCGAACACGAGCTagaggaaaaagggaaactgCAATTTCAGGAAAGTCTGAGGTCGGTGTCGGAACTTAATCACCCACGAAGCATCAGTCGCTTCCATCCAACGTTACCGGTTCTTGCCTGTGGGGTCAACGGAAAAGTGATCTTGTTTAGTGCGGCGGATGGATCCATTGCGTTTAGCCATTGGCAGGAAAGTCGAGTGAAACTTGGAAAACGTCAAACTTTGACAGAGTTTAGTTATTTTGCCGCaattgaatggaat GTTGATGGAACTCTACTGGCAGCCGGTGACGATGACGGCGGAGTTGTCGTGTGGAATTATCCAGAAGGCGCAATACTTTTTGAAGCAAAGAAACACACAGCTCTTTCAGTGATTGGAAACATCCAGTGGAATCCATTCAGACATGACGTATTGTCAACTTGGAATATT TACGAAAAGAAGCTGCTTTTGTGGAATTCGTCCAGTGAAAGAAATCTGTTCTACGAATTTGAATATGAGATTGAGATAAGGGGAGTTGCGTGGATCTCTGAAACTCAAATCGCCTTGTCATTTGAATCGGGATTGATTGAGATTTACGAAATAGACGAAGGCCAACCAACAGCGAAAACCCGAGTAGTTCAGCGGCTACAACACGAT TCAGGCGTGACGTGGGGTGGCATACAATGGAGTGACAAGACGCAACATTTGGCAACTTGTTCGAGGGACGGATCGATCAAG ATCTGGGTCATGGCAAGTGACCAGCCAATCCATAGTTTGGAGTGCCCAAGTTCAGGTTGTTGGCTAGGATGTTTTGCGATGTTAATATCCCGGAGTGGGAAATCAGACAACGATAGCGAATTGCCAGAAAACTTCACTTTGGCATG TGGATTAGAAGACGGATCGATTGCGATTTGGAGTCCGCTGACGAAAAGTGAACAATCGAGGCATCGAATTCTTAATTTTGGCCCAGAAAACGAAGTAGTGGTTGATTCCCTCTCGTTTTCACCAGACGGGCGGTTGCTGGCATCATTAGTAGGCGACGAGGACGGCAATCAGTTGATTATTTGGTCAACTACG ACTTGGATGCCCGTTTTCGCCAATAGAATCCATGTCTATTACCCTTTTTGGTTGTCATGGTTGACCACGAAATTGCAGTCGGGAGTGTATTATAAGTTAGCTGTTCCTCAATATGTTAAACATCAAGATGAG GTATTTGTTGTTGAACTCATGCCAACGGGCTCCAATGTCCATCATTCACATTCCTGA
- the LOC124350128 gene encoding repetitive proline-rich cell wall protein-like, which translates to MHTRRKSINTSAVSQFRYLEPVAHPASTLFLHICFLSTFLSKMSMVNFVVCFLAAVAVVSGNPGYGYKPMAPAYTPPAYTPPAYTPPAYTPPAYTPPAYSPPAYKAPSYMPPAYTPPAYTPPAYTPPAYTPPAYKASSYMAPAY; encoded by the exons ATGCATACAAGACGAAAGAGTATAAATACTTCGGCTGTCAGTCAGTTCCGATATCTTGAACCAGTTGCTCATCCAGCATCTACTCTCTTTCTTCACATTTGTTTCTTGTCAACTTTCCTGTCAAAG ATGTCGATGGTGAATTTCGTCGTTTGCTTCTTGGCTGCCGTTGCAGTGGTGTCTGGTAATCCAGGATACGGATACAAACCAATGGCTCCTGCGTACACACCTCCTGCGTACACACCTCCTGCGTATACACCTCCTGCGTACACACCTCCTGCGTACACTCCTCCTGCATATTCTCCACCTGCATACAAAGCTCCTTCGTACATGCCTCCCGCTTACACACCTCCTGCTTATACTCCTCCCGCTTACACACCTCCTGCTTATACTCCTCCTGCATACAAAGCTTCTTCGTACATGGCTCCAGCTTATTAA
- the LOC124350028 gene encoding cuticle protein-like, whose translation MKIAVFALFLAVASAQYYSEPSYYKTPESYSPMPYNFAWGVKDDASYNNYAHSESSDGNVVTGSYRVALPDGRTQIVYYRADSNGYVADVKYEGEARYPENKPSYSSYSAPAYKAPSTPVYRAPAAPVYVAPRAPTYGSVSAPSYGSVSAPAYRAPSAPSYVAPRAPAASAYQSPTPVYRGSSAAQGYTTQPVPLAYRG comes from the exons ATGAAG ATCGCAGTTTTCGCACTTTTCTTGGCCGTCGCTTCTGCTCAATACTATTCGGAGCCGTCTTATTACAAGACTCCCGAATCTTAC TCTCCTATGCCCTACAACTTTGCATGGGGCGTTAAGGACGATGCTTCGTACAACAACTATGCGCATTCTGAGAGCAGCGACGGAAATGTAGTCACCGGATCGTACCGAGTCGCCCTGCCGGACGGTCGCACCCAAATCGTCTACTACAGGGCTGACAGCAACGGATACGTGGCGGACGTAAAGTACGAAGGCGAGGCTAGATACCCCGAAAACAAGCCATCCTACTCTTCCTATTCGGCCCCGGCCTACAAAGCCCCGTCTACACCAGTCTACAGGGCCCCAGCCGCTCCTGTCTACGTCGCTCCTCGTGCTCCTACTTATGGATCTGTTTCAGCGCCTTCCTATGGATCGGTTTCTGCACCGGCCTACAGAGCACCTTCCGCTCCTTCTTACGTTGCTCCTCGTGCTCCAGCAGCTTCCGCCTACCAATCACCCACTCCTGTCTACAGAGGTTCTTCTGCCGCGCAAGGATATACGACTCAGCCAGTGCCCCTCGCCTACCGAGGCTAA
- the LOC124350008 gene encoding cuticle protein 18.6-like isoform X2, with product MKVTILALFFTVASAQYYSKPAYSAPSYSPMPYNFAWGVKDDASYNNYAHSESSDGNVVTGSYRVALPDGRTQIVYYRADSNGYVADVKYEGEARYPENKPSYSSYSAPAYKAPSAPVYRAPAAPAYVAPRAPTYGSVQAPSYGSVSAPAYKAPPAPAYVAPRVPAYSAPKTQTYRAATATGQRGSVAAPGYNTQQQWPISYSRGG from the exons ATGA AGGTCACGATTCTCGCTCTGTTTTTCACTGTCGCTTCAGCTCAATATTATTCCAAGCCAGCCTACTCAGCTCCGTCTTAT TCTCCTATGCCCTACAACTTTGCATGGGGCGTTAAGGACGATGCTTCGTACAACAACTATGCGCATTCTGAGAGCAGCGACGGAAATGTAGTCACCGGATCGTACCGAGTGGCCCTGCCGGACGGTCGCACCCAAATCGTCTACTACAGGGCTGACAGCAACGGATACGTGGCGGACGTCAAGTACGAAGGCGAGGCTAGATACCCCGAAAACAAGCCATCCTACTCTTCCTATTCGGCCCCGGCCTACAAAGCCCCGTCTGCACCAGTCTACAGGGCCCCAGCCGCTCCTGCCTACGTCGCTCCTCGTGCTCCTACTTATGGATCTGTTCAGGCGCCTTCCTATGGATCGGTTTCTGCACCGGCCTACAAAGCACCTCCCGCCCCTGCTTACGTCGCTCCTCGTGTTCCAGCCTATTCTGCTCCTAAAACGCAAACGTATAGAGCCGCAACAGCCACTGGCCAAAGAGGTTCTGTTGCTGCGCCAGGCTACAACA
- the LOC124350008 gene encoding cuticle protein 18.6-like isoform X1 — MNKVTILALFFTVASAQYYSKPAYSAPSYSPMPYNFAWGVKDDASYNNYAHSESSDGNVVTGSYRVALPDGRTQIVYYRADSNGYVADVKYEGEARYPENKPSYSSYSAPAYKAPSAPVYRAPAAPAYVAPRAPTYGSVQAPSYGSVSAPAYKAPPAPAYVAPRVPAYSAPKTQTYRAATATGQRGSVAAPGYNTQQQWPISYSRGG, encoded by the exons ATGAATAAG GTCACGATTCTCGCTCTGTTTTTCACTGTCGCTTCAGCTCAATATTATTCCAAGCCAGCCTACTCAGCTCCGTCTTAT TCTCCTATGCCCTACAACTTTGCATGGGGCGTTAAGGACGATGCTTCGTACAACAACTATGCGCATTCTGAGAGCAGCGACGGAAATGTAGTCACCGGATCGTACCGAGTGGCCCTGCCGGACGGTCGCACCCAAATCGTCTACTACAGGGCTGACAGCAACGGATACGTGGCGGACGTCAAGTACGAAGGCGAGGCTAGATACCCCGAAAACAAGCCATCCTACTCTTCCTATTCGGCCCCGGCCTACAAAGCCCCGTCTGCACCAGTCTACAGGGCCCCAGCCGCTCCTGCCTACGTCGCTCCTCGTGCTCCTACTTATGGATCTGTTCAGGCGCCTTCCTATGGATCGGTTTCTGCACCGGCCTACAAAGCACCTCCCGCCCCTGCTTACGTCGCTCCTCGTGTTCCAGCCTATTCTGCTCCTAAAACGCAAACGTATAGAGCCGCAACAGCCACTGGCCAAAGAGGTTCTGTTGCTGCGCCAGGCTACAACA